Proteins from a genomic interval of Synechococcus sp. A15-28:
- a CDS encoding adenylate/guanylate cyclase domain-containing protein, which translates to MKRVRGLLQRIAPYTAAIVALLLLRSTGLAQTIDLVVYDLITTQRPAASGKDTPITLIGIEESDIQRFGWPIDDGLFCQGFDQLNASGVDVIGFDIYRDKGVGPDQQCLRDRFQNEPTLVSIFNVASGIGPVPGTPVERQSYNDLSLDADGILRRDLVHVTGQDEATVSFAMRVMEIATGDRSLREAMDAGRHEDAWLSANGGGYYNEVDAGLGLQTLLRFRDPWSYPLYSLAQLLDGEIPEDAIRDKIVLIGSTAPSLRDLFNVPQTRFTRSEEVFQVSGVEIHANRVATLLEHQDGSIQVGWIMPGWGNQMLLVLCIGLGALLGEAVPKLRRSVVLVLGLGAALTGGIGWLLWQQHVWVGMAMPITGLLSMGGAAWMRRGAMSQQHSQQIKQLLGQTTSPAVADQLWNQRDELLSNGRFDGRQLPITVLFTDTANFTSVSEGLSPRELMDWLNRGMEVCVPAVTRRGGMVNKFTGDGMLAVFGVPIEQDVQAEATAAIEAAQEIKAGLEKLNQQLQIDGEPAMRIRMGIHSGDALVGSMGSPERIEYAVIGDTVNCASRLESLDKQRHKGVLRVLLSSNTLDLLEPDFRKQLELENWGPMHVKGRDEPLDVHELKMDTAPEAPEATQP; encoded by the coding sequence ATGAAACGCGTCAGAGGCCTGCTGCAACGCATCGCTCCCTATACGGCAGCGATCGTCGCACTGCTCCTGCTGCGCAGCACCGGATTGGCTCAAACCATTGACCTCGTGGTCTATGACCTGATCACGACTCAACGCCCCGCTGCCTCAGGCAAGGACACGCCAATCACCCTGATCGGTATTGAAGAAAGCGACATTCAGCGCTTTGGCTGGCCCATCGATGATGGGCTGTTCTGCCAAGGATTTGATCAGCTCAACGCCAGCGGAGTCGACGTCATTGGCTTCGACATCTATCGGGACAAAGGCGTCGGACCAGATCAACAATGCCTGCGTGATCGCTTCCAAAACGAACCGACGCTGGTATCGATCTTCAATGTCGCCTCAGGCATTGGTCCGGTACCGGGGACACCGGTTGAGCGGCAGTCCTACAACGATCTGAGCCTGGATGCCGACGGAATTCTTCGCCGTGATCTGGTCCATGTCACGGGTCAAGATGAAGCCACGGTGTCCTTCGCCATGCGGGTGATGGAAATTGCCACAGGTGACCGAAGCCTGCGGGAAGCGATGGATGCTGGCAGGCACGAGGACGCCTGGCTCAGCGCGAATGGAGGTGGCTACTACAACGAAGTGGATGCTGGTCTGGGACTGCAGACGCTGCTGCGCTTCAGAGATCCCTGGAGCTATCCCCTCTATTCACTCGCCCAATTGCTGGACGGGGAAATCCCCGAAGACGCGATTCGCGACAAAATCGTTCTAATCGGCAGCACGGCACCCTCTCTTAGGGACCTGTTCAACGTGCCCCAAACCCGCTTCACCCGAAGCGAAGAGGTGTTTCAGGTGTCCGGTGTAGAAATTCACGCCAATCGCGTCGCCACGCTGCTCGAACACCAGGACGGCAGCATTCAGGTCGGCTGGATCATGCCGGGCTGGGGCAATCAGATGCTGTTGGTCCTCTGCATCGGCCTCGGAGCACTCCTTGGCGAGGCAGTGCCCAAACTGCGGCGCAGCGTTGTTTTGGTGCTGGGACTCGGTGCTGCTTTGACCGGCGGTATCGGTTGGCTTCTCTGGCAGCAACATGTCTGGGTGGGCATGGCGATGCCAATAACAGGCTTGCTGAGCATGGGTGGGGCCGCCTGGATGCGACGGGGCGCCATGAGCCAGCAACATTCTCAACAGATCAAACAACTGCTCGGGCAAACAACATCCCCGGCGGTGGCTGATCAGCTGTGGAACCAGCGCGATGAACTGCTGAGCAACGGACGCTTCGATGGCCGGCAGTTACCGATCACCGTGCTGTTCACAGACACAGCCAACTTCACGAGCGTTTCGGAAGGGCTCAGTCCCCGTGAACTAATGGATTGGTTGAATCGAGGGATGGAAGTCTGTGTTCCCGCTGTGACCCGGCGCGGTGGGATGGTGAACAAATTCACCGGTGATGGCATGCTTGCCGTGTTTGGGGTGCCTATTGAACAGGACGTCCAAGCCGAAGCCACAGCAGCCATCGAAGCCGCGCAGGAAATCAAGGCCGGATTGGAGAAGCTAAACCAACAGCTCCAAATCGATGGCGAGCCCGCGATGCGGATCCGAATGGGCATCCACTCCGGCGATGCCCTGGTGGGTTCGATGGGAAGCCCTGAACGCATTGAATATGCAGTCATCGGCGACACCGTGAACTGCGCCTCCAGACTGGAAAGTCTGGACAAACAGCGGCACAAAGGTGTGCTGCGGGTGTTGCTTTCCAGCAACACCCTGGACCTGCTGGAACCTGACTTCCGCAAGCAATTAGAACTGGAAAACTGGGGGCCGATGCACGTCAAGGGGCGAGACGAGCCCCTTGATGTTCATGAACTCAAGATGGACACCGCACCGGAAGCACCTGAGGCCACTCAGCCGTAA
- a CDS encoding mechanosensitive ion channel family protein — protein MGSLLLLLLFLLTFLFGRMRQQGRTRLSRFIPSMVFFRVSLAAALVSNVVTASGLEGDIVNWIAVIAKTGLYVAFVELGLDVVWVLLIRLSPRKVAPPRILKDLALVAATFAVVATELNSQGLLTTVGSAAVLGGLAFIVGPGSATQIGNISSALAVQVERQYVVGDWVEIAGELGRVENISWNSTYLYDDTDDRYIVVPNSLIDRSKTINYSRPSHGEYRFEVEIGLPLAMPPGQAMQVLKEILNSHIQIINKERNAVGIRSVDSDSINYALKFFIADFAGRNRIRTEIFSSVWYAIERAGYSLPHSTLDLRTERSLRQLQIRRSGEAQEKSFHKLRDIELFFSLSDDEIRSIVSNDRLLGFGPGELVVKKGEVGGSMFVIMEGSCAVLIPDPSDSASMMEVAQLKSGTIFGEISALTDAPRTAWIKAIGHVKLQEISQRQIEAVFLNNQAAMAEFAKVMATREANLKTFTAEEKKTFEMGLVERMTQTFSKLMNS, from the coding sequence ATGGGAAGTTTGCTTCTACTTCTTCTTTTTCTGCTGACATTCCTGTTCGGGCGTATGCGTCAGCAAGGGCGAACGCGACTGAGTCGCTTCATCCCCAGCATGGTGTTTTTCCGTGTGTCTCTCGCTGCGGCTCTTGTGAGCAATGTGGTAACAGCCTCAGGGCTTGAGGGAGACATTGTTAATTGGATCGCTGTAATAGCCAAAACCGGTCTCTATGTCGCCTTCGTAGAGCTGGGCCTTGATGTGGTGTGGGTGCTGCTCATCCGTCTCAGCCCTAGAAAGGTAGCGCCACCACGGATCTTGAAGGACTTGGCCCTTGTGGCTGCTACTTTTGCCGTTGTGGCGACCGAGCTCAATAGCCAGGGTCTCTTAACAACGGTAGGTTCTGCAGCAGTTCTTGGCGGCCTTGCTTTCATCGTTGGCCCGGGCTCCGCTACGCAGATCGGGAACATCTCATCGGCTCTTGCTGTTCAGGTCGAGCGTCAATATGTCGTTGGTGACTGGGTTGAAATAGCCGGTGAGTTGGGTCGGGTTGAAAACATTTCGTGGAACAGTACGTATCTTTACGACGATACGGATGATCGCTACATCGTTGTCCCCAACTCCCTCATTGATCGTAGTAAAACCATTAATTACTCTCGTCCCTCTCACGGTGAATATAGATTTGAAGTTGAAATCGGTCTCCCATTGGCCATGCCTCCTGGTCAGGCAATGCAGGTCTTGAAGGAGATTTTAAATTCCCATATTCAAATCATTAACAAAGAGCGGAATGCAGTTGGTATCCGATCGGTTGATAGTGACTCAATTAACTATGCACTTAAATTCTTCATTGCCGACTTTGCGGGCCGCAACAGAATTCGAACTGAGATTTTTTCCAGTGTTTGGTATGCCATAGAACGTGCTGGATATTCACTACCACATTCAACTCTTGATTTGCGTACTGAACGGTCTCTACGGCAGTTGCAGATCCGTCGGAGTGGCGAGGCACAGGAAAAAAGTTTTCATAAGCTTAGGGATATCGAGCTCTTCTTTTCGTTGTCAGATGATGAAATCAGAAGCATTGTGTCCAACGATCGCCTGCTTGGTTTTGGCCCAGGAGAGCTGGTGGTGAAGAAAGGAGAGGTTGGTGGTTCGATGTTTGTGATCATGGAAGGAAGCTGCGCAGTCCTCATCCCGGATCCATCCGATTCGGCCTCCATGATGGAAGTCGCGCAACTCAAGTCTGGAACGATTTTTGGAGAGATCTCGGCTCTCACGGATGCACCGCGCACCGCTTGGATCAAAGCAATCGGCCATGTGAAGCTTCAGGAAATTAGTCAGCGTCAAATAGAAGCTGTTTTCCTCAACAATCAGGCTGCTATGGCTGAATTTGCCAAGGTGATGGCCACGCGAGAAGCCAACTTGAAGACCTTTACGGCAGAAGAGAAGAAAACATTCGAGATGGGTTTGGTCGAACGCATGACTCAGACCTTCAGCAAGCTCATGAACTCTTGA
- a CDS encoding DUF3307 domain-containing protein yields the protein MSGMTLSFVSAEHPLNLLILLLLGHFVADFPLQGDKMAVEKCPGKDVTLNWRWWLSAHTGTHGFFVALLTGIPALGVAEMVCHFLIDFGKCRLGYKLIIDQILHWGCKLVWVLCVMIIR from the coding sequence ATGAGCGGCATGACTCTTTCTTTTGTATCGGCAGAGCACCCGTTGAACCTGCTCATCCTTTTGCTGCTTGGTCACTTTGTAGCTGATTTCCCTTTGCAGGGCGACAAAATGGCGGTGGAGAAATGTCCTGGCAAGGACGTGACTCTGAACTGGCGCTGGTGGCTCTCAGCCCACACTGGCACCCATGGGTTTTTTGTTGCCCTTCTGACAGGCATCCCTGCCTTGGGGGTGGCAGAAATGGTCTGTCATTTCTTGATTGACTTCGGAAAATGTAGGCTCGGTTACAAGCTCATCATTGATCAAATCCTGCACTGGGGCTGCAAGTTGGTTTGGGTACTATGTGTGATGATTATTCGATGA
- the alaS gene encoding alanine--tRNA ligase produces the protein MAAAESSPSAASAPRSGEDIREAFLSFYAERGHQRMASASLIPEDPTVLLTIAGMLPFKPVFLGQQQRPAPRATSSQKCIRTNDIENVGRTARHHTFFEMLGNFSFGDYFKQQAIEWAWELSTQVYGIDPRNLVVSVFRDDDEAEQIWRDVVGVNPKRIIRMDEADNFWASGPTGPCGPCSEIYYDFKPELGDEGIDLEDDDRFIEFYNLVFMQYNRDAEGTLTPLANRNIDTGMGLERMAQILQKVPNNYETDLIFPLIQAAADLAGVDYHQLDEKGKTSLKVIGDHSRAVTQLICDGVTASNLGRGYILRRLLRRVVRHGRLLGIDKPFLVTMGAAAIALLKGAHPSVIERQEVILAELQREEARFLETLERGEKLLAEVLASKPTQISGAQAFELYDTYGFPLELTQEIAEDQGLAVDLDGFEAAMEEQRQRAKAAAVSIDLTLQDAIEQVAGEQSSTAFKGYDALDHAGTVQALVVNGAPASSASAGDVVQVVLDSTPFYGEGGGQVGDRGSLSGIDVIVAIDSVSRSRDVFVHSGRIERGQLALGDAVNAQVDRTCRRRAQANHTATHLLQAALKQVVDSGIGQAGSLVDFDRLRFDFHCPTAVTPEQLTQIETLINSWIAEAHSLEVQEMAIEQAKAAGAVAMFGEKYADVVRVVDVPGVSMELCGGTHVANTAEIGLFKIVAESGVAAGIRRIEAVAGPAVLAYLNERDAVVKQLGDRFKAQPSEIVDRVAILQEELKATGKALAAAQAELAVAKAAALAAKAEAVGDFQLLVERLDGVDGAGLQGAAQSLADQLGDGAAVVIGGLPDPADLGKVILVAAFGKQVIAAKLQAGKFIGGIAKLCGGGGGGRPNLAQAGGRDGSKLPEALDAAADQLKQGLSDV, from the coding sequence ATGGCCGCCGCCGAATCGTCGCCTTCTGCAGCGTCAGCGCCCCGCAGCGGGGAGGACATCCGAGAGGCTTTTCTGAGCTTCTATGCCGAGCGCGGTCACCAGCGCATGGCCAGCGCCTCGTTGATTCCCGAGGATCCGACGGTGCTGCTCACCATCGCCGGCATGCTGCCCTTCAAGCCGGTGTTTCTGGGGCAGCAGCAGCGGCCGGCGCCGCGGGCCACCAGTTCGCAGAAGTGCATTCGCACCAACGACATCGAAAACGTGGGCCGCACGGCGCGGCATCACACCTTTTTCGAGATGCTGGGCAACTTCTCGTTTGGGGACTACTTCAAGCAGCAGGCGATCGAATGGGCCTGGGAACTCAGCACCCAGGTGTATGGCATCGATCCCAGGAATCTGGTGGTGAGTGTGTTCCGGGACGACGACGAAGCCGAGCAGATCTGGCGCGATGTGGTGGGGGTCAACCCCAAGCGGATCATCCGCATGGATGAGGCCGACAACTTCTGGGCCTCCGGCCCTACCGGCCCCTGCGGCCCCTGTTCGGAGATCTACTACGACTTCAAGCCGGAACTGGGGGATGAGGGCATCGATCTCGAGGACGACGACCGTTTCATCGAGTTCTACAACCTGGTGTTCATGCAGTACAACCGCGATGCCGAGGGCACCCTCACGCCGCTGGCCAACCGCAACATCGACACGGGTATGGGCCTCGAGCGGATGGCGCAGATCCTGCAGAAGGTTCCCAACAACTACGAAACCGATCTGATCTTTCCGCTGATCCAGGCGGCCGCGGATCTGGCGGGGGTCGACTACCACCAGCTCGACGAGAAGGGCAAGACGTCGTTGAAGGTGATCGGCGACCACAGCCGTGCGGTGACACAGCTGATCTGCGATGGCGTCACCGCCAGCAACCTGGGCCGCGGCTACATCCTGCGGCGCCTGCTCCGGCGGGTGGTGCGCCATGGACGTCTACTGGGCATCGATAAGCCCTTCCTCGTCACCATGGGGGCGGCGGCGATTGCATTGCTCAAGGGGGCTCACCCCAGCGTCATCGAGCGCCAGGAAGTGATCCTGGCCGAATTGCAGCGGGAGGAAGCGCGCTTCCTGGAGACCCTGGAGCGGGGCGAGAAGCTGCTGGCGGAGGTGCTGGCCTCCAAGCCCACCCAGATCAGCGGTGCCCAGGCCTTTGAGCTGTACGACACCTATGGCTTCCCGCTTGAGCTCACCCAGGAAATCGCGGAGGATCAGGGCTTGGCAGTCGACCTTGATGGGTTCGAGGCGGCAATGGAGGAGCAGCGCCAGCGCGCCAAGGCGGCCGCGGTGAGCATCGACCTCACCCTCCAGGATGCGATCGAGCAGGTGGCTGGTGAGCAGAGTTCGACGGCGTTCAAGGGATACGACGCCTTGGACCATGCCGGCACGGTGCAGGCCCTGGTGGTGAATGGTGCACCGGCCTCATCGGCGTCGGCCGGAGACGTCGTTCAGGTGGTGCTCGACAGCACTCCCTTCTATGGCGAAGGCGGCGGCCAGGTCGGGGATCGCGGATCGCTCAGTGGTATCGACGTCATCGTGGCCATCGACTCCGTGAGTCGCAGTCGGGATGTGTTCGTGCATTCAGGACGGATCGAACGGGGTCAATTGGCCCTGGGTGACGCCGTCAATGCCCAGGTGGATCGCACGTGCCGCCGGCGGGCCCAGGCCAATCACACCGCCACTCACCTCCTGCAGGCTGCCTTGAAGCAGGTGGTGGATTCGGGCATCGGTCAGGCGGGCTCCCTGGTGGATTTCGACAGGCTGCGCTTCGATTTCCATTGCCCGACGGCGGTCACCCCTGAGCAACTGACTCAGATCGAAACGTTGATCAACAGCTGGATTGCTGAGGCCCACAGCCTCGAGGTGCAGGAGATGGCGATCGAGCAGGCCAAGGCGGCTGGTGCTGTGGCGATGTTCGGCGAGAAATATGCCGATGTGGTGCGGGTGGTTGATGTGCCCGGCGTATCGATGGAGCTCTGCGGCGGCACCCATGTGGCTAACACCGCTGAGATCGGTTTATTCAAGATCGTGGCGGAAAGTGGCGTTGCGGCCGGCATCCGCCGCATCGAAGCTGTGGCTGGCCCAGCGGTGCTCGCCTACCTGAATGAGCGTGACGCGGTGGTGAAGCAGCTGGGGGATCGCTTCAAGGCTCAGCCGTCCGAGATCGTTGACCGAGTGGCGATCCTCCAGGAGGAGCTCAAGGCCACCGGCAAGGCGCTGGCTGCGGCTCAGGCGGAGCTTGCGGTGGCCAAGGCCGCTGCTCTGGCCGCCAAGGCCGAGGCCGTGGGTGACTTCCAGCTGTTGGTGGAACGCCTCGACGGCGTGGATGGGGCCGGTCTGCAGGGAGCCGCCCAGAGCCTGGCCGATCAGTTGGGGGATGGCGCGGCTGTGGTGATCGGTGGTCTGCCGGATCCGGCTGACCTCGGCAAGGTGATCCTGGTGGCGGCCTTCGGTAAGCAGGTGATTGCCGCCAAGCTCCAGGCCGGCAAATTCATCGGTGGCATCGCCAAGCTCTGCGGTGGCGGCGGCGGCGGCCGGCCGAATCTGGCTCAGGCCGGTGGCCGGGACGGTTCAAAACTACCTGAGGCTTTGGATGCAGCAGCTGATCAGCTCAAGCAAGGCCTAAGCGATGTTTGA
- a CDS encoding DEAD/DEAH box helicase — protein MSLLHATWLPAIRTSGSSGQPALLIWADTWRVATPEGPGLTPALHPFTLEPADLKAWLQERDLLPGGSIDATACLTLPSRTVKPRKSRSKSAEPPPEEPAWTGLPMQAGEPIPKQTEWWPWQVQGLAVEPSAATEWLSRLPLSGRHPDLADELRWWSHLQRWALSLVARGRWIPQMELSKGEGYPHRARWVPLLNREEDRRRLEDLAASLPLVATCALPWREPLGRRSNRMTRLRPEAMRAANPVACCRPRSGRLRVATLLEDLVDAQLRRSFQPSTDGLDPLLTLWQEALGSETGVIEIGDEEAERLASASLHWREGIAGDFAAARTCLELHTPAEGEELWDLRFGLQAASDPSLKLPAAAAWASGADKLQLGDVTVEQPGEVLLEGLGRALTVFPPIERGLETATPDTMQLTPAEAFVLVRTAARQLRDAGVGVELPPSLSGGLASRLGLAIKAELPERSSGFTLGESLDWNWDLMIGGVTLTLRELERLSGKRSPLVRHKGAWIELRPNDLRNAERFCGANPELSLDDALRITATEGDLLMRLPVHRFDAGPRLQAVLEQYHQQKAPDPLPAPEGFCGQLRPYQERGLGWLAFLNRFDQGACLADDMGLGKTIQLLAFLQHLKAEQELKRPVLLVAPTSVLTNWRREAEAFTPELAVREHYGPRRPSTPAALKKALKDIDLVLTSYGLLQRDSELLESQDWQGVVIDEAQAIKNPSAKQSQAARDLARPAKGNRFRIALTGTPVENRVSELWALMDFLNPKVLGEEDFFRQRYRMPIERYGDMASLRDLKARVGPFILRRLKTDKAIISDLPEKVELSEWVGLSKEQKSLYSKTVEDTLDAIARAPRGQRHGQVLGLLTRLKQICNHPALALSENAADESFLGRSAKVQRLEEILDEVIEAGDRALLFTQFAEWGHLMQSWMQQRWKAEVPFLHGGTRKSERQAMVDRFQEDPRGPQLFLLSLKAGGVGLNLTRASHVFHVDRWWNPAVENQATDRAYRIGQTNRVMVHKFITRGSVEEKIDRMIREKSRLAEDVIGSGEDWLGSLAGDQLRNLVALEDT, from the coding sequence ATGAGCCTGCTGCACGCCACCTGGCTTCCCGCCATCCGTACCTCTGGCAGTTCCGGCCAACCGGCACTGCTCATTTGGGCTGACACCTGGCGGGTGGCCACACCGGAAGGCCCCGGCCTCACCCCGGCGCTGCATCCCTTCACCTTGGAGCCTGCAGACCTCAAGGCCTGGCTGCAGGAGCGCGACCTGTTGCCGGGGGGCAGCATCGATGCCACCGCCTGCCTCACCCTGCCCAGCCGCACGGTGAAGCCGCGCAAGAGCCGCAGTAAGTCGGCCGAACCACCCCCGGAAGAACCAGCCTGGACCGGCCTGCCGATGCAAGCCGGAGAACCGATCCCCAAGCAGACCGAATGGTGGCCGTGGCAGGTCCAAGGGCTAGCCGTGGAACCCTCGGCAGCAACGGAGTGGCTTTCACGGCTGCCCCTGTCTGGACGACATCCGGACCTGGCCGATGAACTGCGTTGGTGGAGCCATCTGCAGCGCTGGGCCCTCAGCCTGGTGGCCCGGGGACGCTGGATTCCCCAGATGGAACTGAGCAAAGGTGAGGGGTACCCCCACCGAGCCCGCTGGGTACCGCTGCTCAACCGGGAGGAGGACCGCCGGCGGCTGGAGGATCTGGCCGCCAGTCTGCCGCTGGTGGCCACCTGCGCCCTGCCCTGGCGGGAACCCCTGGGGCGGCGCAGCAATCGCATGACACGGCTGCGACCGGAGGCCATGCGTGCCGCCAACCCAGTGGCCTGCTGCCGGCCCCGCAGCGGCCGCCTGCGAGTGGCCACGCTGCTGGAGGATCTGGTGGACGCGCAGCTGCGCAGAAGCTTCCAACCCAGCACCGATGGCCTCGATCCCCTGCTGACTCTCTGGCAGGAGGCCCTGGGCTCCGAGACCGGTGTGATCGAGATCGGCGATGAGGAGGCTGAACGGCTGGCCAGCGCCAGCTTGCATTGGCGCGAGGGCATCGCAGGCGATTTCGCCGCCGCACGCACCTGCCTCGAGCTGCACACCCCGGCCGAGGGGGAAGAACTCTGGGACCTGCGCTTCGGCCTGCAGGCGGCATCGGATCCAAGCCTCAAGCTGCCCGCAGCCGCGGCCTGGGCCTCCGGCGCCGACAAGCTTCAGCTGGGGGATGTGACGGTGGAGCAGCCCGGCGAAGTTCTGCTGGAGGGCCTGGGACGCGCCCTCACCGTGTTCCCCCCGATCGAACGCGGTCTGGAGACCGCCACCCCGGACACGATGCAACTGACCCCCGCCGAAGCCTTCGTGCTGGTGCGGACCGCCGCACGTCAGCTGCGGGATGCCGGCGTTGGCGTCGAGCTGCCCCCCAGCCTCTCGGGTGGCCTGGCCAGCCGTTTGGGACTGGCGATCAAGGCGGAGCTGCCGGAACGATCCAGCGGCTTCACCCTCGGCGAATCGCTGGACTGGAACTGGGATCTGATGATCGGAGGGGTGACGCTCACCCTGCGGGAACTGGAGCGGCTCAGTGGTAAACGCAGCCCCCTTGTGCGCCACAAAGGGGCCTGGATTGAACTGCGACCAAACGACCTGAGAAACGCCGAACGCTTCTGCGGCGCCAACCCGGAGCTCAGCCTGGACGATGCCCTGCGGATCACCGCCACCGAGGGCGATCTGCTGATGCGACTTCCGGTGCACCGCTTTGACGCCGGCCCCAGGTTGCAGGCGGTGCTGGAGCAATACCACCAGCAGAAGGCCCCCGATCCGCTGCCGGCGCCGGAAGGGTTCTGCGGGCAACTGCGGCCTTACCAGGAACGGGGCCTGGGTTGGCTGGCCTTCCTCAACCGTTTCGACCAGGGGGCTTGCCTGGCGGACGACATGGGTCTGGGCAAAACCATCCAGCTGCTGGCCTTCCTGCAGCACCTCAAGGCGGAACAGGAGCTGAAGCGCCCGGTGCTGCTGGTGGCGCCGACGTCAGTCCTCACCAACTGGCGGCGGGAGGCGGAGGCCTTCACTCCGGAGCTGGCGGTGCGCGAGCACTACGGGCCCCGTCGTCCCTCCACCCCGGCAGCCTTGAAGAAGGCGTTGAAGGACATCGACCTGGTGCTCACCAGCTACGGCCTGCTGCAACGGGACAGTGAACTGCTCGAGTCCCAGGATTGGCAGGGGGTTGTGATCGACGAAGCCCAGGCGATCAAGAATCCCAGCGCCAAGCAGAGCCAGGCCGCCCGCGACCTGGCCAGGCCAGCCAAAGGCAACCGCTTCCGCATCGCCCTAACCGGCACACCGGTGGAGAACCGGGTCAGCGAGCTCTGGGCCCTGATGGATTTCCTCAATCCCAAGGTGCTGGGGGAAGAGGACTTCTTCCGTCAGCGCTACCGGATGCCAATCGAGCGCTACGGCGACATGGCCTCCCTGCGGGACTTGAAGGCTCGGGTCGGGCCCTTCATCCTGCGCCGCCTGAAAACCGACAAAGCGATCATTTCCGATCTGCCCGAGAAGGTGGAACTCAGTGAATGGGTGGGGCTCAGCAAGGAGCAGAAGTCGCTGTACAGCAAAACCGTGGAAGACACCCTGGATGCCATTGCCCGGGCCCCCCGCGGTCAACGCCACGGCCAGGTGCTGGGACTGCTCACCCGCCTGAAGCAGATCTGCAACCACCCGGCCCTGGCCTTAAGTGAAAATGCTGCGGATGAGAGCTTTCTGGGCCGTTCCGCCAAGGTGCAACGGCTTGAGGAAATCCTCGACGAGGTCATCGAAGCGGGGGATCGGGCCTTGCTGTTCACCCAGTTCGCCGAATGGGGGCATCTGATGCAGTCCTGGATGCAACAGCGGTGGAAGGCGGAAGTGCCCTTCCTGCATGGGGGAACCCGCAAGAGCGAACGGCAGGCCATGGTGGATCGCTTCCAGGAGGATCCCCGCGGTCCGCAACTGTTCCTGTTGTCGCTCAAGGCCGGTGGAGTGGGTCTGAACCTGACCCGAGCCAGCCACGTGTTCCATGTGGACCGCTGGTGGAACCCAGCGGTGGAGAACCAGGCCACAGACAGGGCCTACAGGATTGGTCAGACCAACCGGGTGATGGTGCACAAATTCATCACCCGTGGATCGGTGGAGGAAAAGATCGATCGGATGATCCGTGAGAAGTCACGCCTGGCGGAGGATGTGATCGGCTCCGGTGAAGACTGGCTGGGGAGCCTGGCCGGCGATCAACTGCGCAATCTCGTTGCCCTGGAGGACACCTGA
- a CDS encoding SWIM zinc finger family protein, giving the protein MTSTNGNGITTFGDEGLGQQPWWVEQWMELINGYRFKKRLERAWGYAREGNVTSIRFEGRRVHARVQGTGEDPYKVKLWLDVLNDEDWGYVLEALTQKARWSAQLLAGIMPSDIERAFAASGKRLFPFKLQEVRSECSCPDKANPCKHISAVYFLMGDRFSEDPFVLFQLRGRNRSKLLEDLAEQRREVLTKLAEQASAADDDTPADEPAPLPPHPAVLDPALWWRYERSLDGDLVVITAALEGDTGLDAAGELPLAEDPRFPEARDTFLTNLRAHGQASAQSAMVQAMTAGS; this is encoded by the coding sequence ATGACCAGCACCAACGGCAACGGGATCACAACCTTCGGTGATGAGGGGCTTGGCCAGCAGCCCTGGTGGGTGGAGCAGTGGATGGAGCTGATCAACGGCTACCGCTTCAAGAAACGGCTGGAACGGGCCTGGGGATACGCCCGCGAAGGCAACGTCACCTCAATCCGTTTTGAAGGGCGCCGGGTGCATGCCCGGGTGCAGGGCACCGGAGAAGACCCCTACAAAGTGAAGCTCTGGCTGGATGTGCTGAACGACGAAGACTGGGGCTACGTGCTGGAAGCGTTGACCCAGAAAGCCCGTTGGTCGGCTCAGCTGCTGGCTGGAATCATGCCGTCGGACATCGAGCGGGCCTTCGCCGCCAGTGGCAAACGCCTGTTCCCGTTCAAGCTGCAAGAGGTGCGCAGCGAGTGCAGTTGCCCGGACAAAGCCAACCCCTGCAAGCACATCAGTGCCGTGTACTTCCTGATGGGGGATCGCTTCAGCGAGGACCCCTTCGTGCTGTTCCAGCTGCGGGGGCGCAACCGCAGCAAGCTGCTGGAGGATCTGGCGGAACAGCGCCGCGAGGTGCTCACCAAGCTGGCGGAGCAGGCCAGTGCTGCTGACGACGACACACCAGCGGACGAGCCCGCACCGCTGCCCCCTCACCCCGCCGTGCTGGATCCAGCCCTGTGGTGGCGCTACGAACGCAGCCTGGATGGCGATCTGGTGGTGATCACAGCAGCGCTGGAGGGGGACACCGGTCTGGACGCAGCCGGTGAACTTCCCCTGGCGGAAGATCCACGCTTTCCAGAGGCACGGGACACCTTCCTCACCAACCTGCGAGCCCACGGCCAGGCCAGTGCCCAGAGCGCCATGGTGCAAGCCATGACTGCCGGCAGCTGA
- a CDS encoding MEKHLA domain-containing protein, which produces MEEAPWLSAEKRGLAALLLSSHQRAFGMPLIATARPGQSTRLCCQELFSSSFPVLAHGIGDDPLVVYANAAALQLWGRRWADMVGMPSKLTAPDEVRSERRRALRQAQTEDAIRGYGGVRIDHDGRRFMIRNARIWTLWDEEQRSCGQAACFSDWWWI; this is translated from the coding sequence ATGGAGGAGGCGCCCTGGCTGAGCGCAGAAAAGCGGGGCCTGGCAGCCCTTCTGCTGAGCTCCCATCAGCGGGCCTTCGGGATGCCGTTGATCGCAACGGCACGGCCGGGACAATCGACACGGCTGTGCTGTCAGGAGCTGTTCAGCAGCAGCTTTCCAGTGCTGGCCCACGGCATTGGCGACGACCCATTGGTGGTGTACGCCAATGCCGCAGCGCTTCAACTCTGGGGGCGGCGCTGGGCGGACATGGTCGGCATGCCATCGAAGCTCACGGCTCCGGATGAAGTGCGATCGGAACGGCGACGGGCACTGCGACAGGCCCAAACCGAGGACGCCATCCGTGGCTATGGGGGTGTCCGCATCGATCACGATGGGCGGCGTTTCATGATCCGCAATGCCCGGATCTGGACCTTGTGGGATGAGGAACAGCGCAGCTGCGGCCAGGCCGCCTGCTTCAGCGATTGGTGGTGGATCTGA